The following proteins come from a genomic window of Triticum aestivum cultivar Chinese Spring chromosome 6A, IWGSC CS RefSeq v2.1, whole genome shotgun sequence:
- the LOC123130435 gene encoding protein VASP homolog, whose protein sequence is MASAVASSMPAAAPAAVSYGWLGPRLSFSRDAPAAVAPDRGQALSLESSGCKADQPTAAAASKEFIDFEFSFGGSATMLPADELFADGKLLPLRPQPASAAAPEAERERECAPAEIPAAPEMVKTHRPSVAEVFDPYVFSPKAPTCSSRWRELLRLRKVQTPQKPSASPSPPQSPSPVPATPSRASNSSAARSLKLLLLQRNGGRASSAVASDLSVAPLLRDSSDSEASLSLASSRFSMSSSSSSSAYDHDDFPRHSLDSVDLTPKPRIRLVRSQPQRHCHPPASAPPQRHCPPPASAPPHAAHSPARRRPATPPPPSVASVDSPRMNSSGKIVFQGLERSSSSPAGSVHSSLRSRSRVMDRSYSTPVVLNVPVCSRPSFGFFKDKKETAAKDAAARLRSSLGRKTAHPAGATGGSSVSGRGLGTGK, encoded by the coding sequence ATGGCATCCGCCGTCGCCAGCAGCATGCccgccgcggcccccgccgccGTCTCCTACGGCTGGCTCGGCCCGCGCCTCTCCTTCAGCCGCGACGCGCCTGCTGCCGTGGCGCCGGATCGCGGCCAGGCGCTGTCGCTGGAGAGCAGCGGCTGCAAGGCGGACCAGCCCACCGCGGCGGCGGCGTCCAAGGAGTTCATCGACTTCGAGTTCAGCTTCGGCGGGTCGGCCACCATGCTCCCCGCCGACGAGCTGTTCGCAGACGGGAAGCTGCTGCCCCTCCGGCCGCAGCCCGCGtccgcggcggcgccggaggccgAGCGGGAGCGGGAGTGCGCGCCGGCGGAGATCCCGGCGGCGCCTGAGATGGTGAAAACCCACCGGCCCTCGGTGGCCGAGGTCTTCGACCCCTACGTGTTCTCCCCCAAGGCGCCGACGTGCTCCAGCCGCTGGCGGGAGCTGCTGCGGCTCAGGAAGGTCCAGACCCCGCAGAAGCCGTCCGCGTCGCCGTCGCCTCCGCAATCTCCTTCGCCGGTGCCGGCGACTCCCTCCAGAGCGTCCAACTCGTCGGCGGCCAGGTCCCTTAAGCTGCTGCTCCTCCAGCGGAACGGCGGCCGCGCGTCAAGTGCCGTCGCGTCGGACCTCTCCGTGGCGCCGCTCCTCCGCGACAGCTCGGACTCGGAGgcgtccctctccctcgcctcctCCCGCTTCTccatgtcgtcgtcctcctcctcgtccgcctACGACCACGACGACTTCCCCCGCCACTCCCTCGACTCGGTCGACCTCACCCCGAAGCCACGAATCCGGCTCGTGCGCTCCCAACCCCAGCGCCATTGCCACCCGCCCGCCTCCGCCCCACCGCAGCGCCATTGCCCCCCGCCTGCGTCCGCCCCGCCGCATGCCGCGCACAGCCCCGCCCGTCGCCggcccgccaccccgccgccgccgtccgtggCCTCGGTGGACTCCCCGCGCATGAACTCTTCCGGCAAGATCGTGTTCCAGGGGCTCGAGCGCAGCTCCAGCTCCCCGGCCGGCAGCGTCCACTCCAGCCTCCGGTCACGCTCGCGCGTGATGGACCGGTCATACTCCACGCCGGTGGTGCTCAACGTGCCCGTCTGCTCGCGGCCGTCGTTCGGGTTCTTCAAGGACAAGAAAGAGACGGCGGCGAAGGACGCAGCCGCGCGGCTGCGGTCGTCGCTCGGCCGGAAGACGGCCCATCCCGCCGGCGCCACCGGCGGAAGCAGCGTGAGTGGCAGAGGTCTTGGCACCGGCAAATGA